One Oryza glaberrima chromosome 11, OglaRS2, whole genome shotgun sequence genomic region harbors:
- the LOC127754052 gene encoding disease resistance protein PIK6-NP-like isoform X1 encodes MEGNGIMVSAATGAMNSLLAKLAALLEEDYQMHKGMKREIAFLKDELSSMNALLERLADTEAALDPQTKEWRSQVREMSYDIEDCIDEYTRQLRHGQPQRPGGNGIMGFFHGYVQKVKDLVGRHEIAEQIQELKARIVEAGHRRKRYKLDSAVNCKSNHVVPIDRRLPALFAELDALVGIDRPRDEIIKLLDDGEQRMKVVSIVGSGGLGKTTLANQVYQKIGEQFDCKAFVSLSQHPDMEMIFQTILYQVNDEVGRIRSGDKEQVISELRAFLKNKRYFIVIDDIWSAQAWNTIRYSLLENNCGSRILVTTRIGTVAKSCSSPCLNLVYELRVLSENDSKRLFFRRIFGSEDKCPHQLKDIAVEIVRKCGGLPLAIISMASLLTTKSYVRAEWFKVRDSIGSGIEKNSDVEEMNMILSLSYYDLPHHLRTCLLYLSMFPEDYVVNRDYLVRRWVAEGFIKANGGRTFEEEGECYFNELINRSMIQPVHTLYDGRVYSCKVHDMILDLIISKATEENFVTIVTDRKQMLVSKDKVHRLSFDNYGQEDVTLYSMVTTHVRSLNIFRYSEQMPPLSNFPALRMLDLDGNNNLESSYLEDIGKLFQLRYLRIRASNISLPDQIGELQFLVILDLLNCIGISKLPASIGKLRHLKCLVVHRVELPDGVGNLQDLEYMSLVVVDYSTSVSSLQELGSLTKLRTLGLDWRIGDFHKEKLTYADNFVSSLGKLGRSNLQYLTLISPWSLDFLLDSWSPPPHLLQRLGITGWYLSRIPVWMASLADLTFLDIEVKVRQETLQILGNFPALQFLELYSNAADYGDRWLTVSNGGFRCLQKFKFVHWMNLMFEEGAMPMLETLEFQIIAHEARAESGFGPPDLGICHLSALRNLIVNIYCECARVEDVEALEAAIWIAVSMLPNHPTPTLHRFREAEMAKYDA; translated from the exons ATGGAGGGGAATGGCATCATGGTGAGCGCGGCGACCGGGGCGATGAACTCGCTCCTCGCCAAGCTCGCCGCGCTGCTGGAGGAGGACTACCAGATGCACAAGGGGATGAAGCGTGAGATCGCCTTCCTGAAAGATGAGCTGAGCAGCATGAACGCGCTCCTCGAGAGGCTGGCCGACACGGAGGCGGCGCTCGATCCGCAGACGAAGGAGTGGAGGAGCCAGGTGAGGGAGATGAGCTATGACATTGAGGACTGCATCGACGAGTACACGCGCCAGCTCCGCCATGGGCAGCCGCAGAGGCCCGGTGGCAATGGCATCATGGGGTTCTTCCATGGCTATGTGCAGAAGGTGAAGGACCTTGTCGGTCGGCATGAGATTGCCGAGCAGATTCAGGAGCTCAAGGCTCGGATTGTCGAGGCAGGACACCGGCGGAAGCGGTACAAGCTTGATTCAGCAGTTAACTGTAAAAGTAATCATGTTGTGCCAATTGATCGTCGGTTGCCTGCGCTGTTTGCGGAGTTGGATGCTCTCGTTGGTATTGACCGTCCGAGGGATGAGATCATTAAGTTATTGGATGATGGGGAGCAGAGGATGAAGGTAGTTTCAATTGTGGGTTCAGGAGGATTAGGCAAGACCACTCTTGCTAATCAGGTATACCAGAAAATTGGAGAGCAATTTGATTGCAAAGCTTTTGTGTCCCTGTCGCAGCATCCTGACATGGAAATGATCTTTCAAACCATACTCTACCAAGTCAATGATGAGGTTGGCAGAATCAGATCAGGGGATAAGGAGCAGGTCATCAGTGAACTGAGGGCTTTCCTGAAGAACAAGAG GTATTTTATTGTGATAGATGACATATGGAGTGCCCAAGCATGGAATACCATTAGATATTCGTTGCTTGAGAATAATTGTGGCAGTAGAATATTAGTGACAACAAGAATAGGTACTGTTGCAAAGTCATGTTCCTCCCCTTGCCTTAATCTTGTATATGAACTAAGAGTGCTGAGCGAAAATGACTCTAAAAGGTTATTTTTCAGAAGAATTTTTGGTTCTGAAGATAAATGCCCTCATCAATTGAAAGATATTGCAGTTGAAATTGTGAGGAAATGTGGTGGTTTACCATTGGCAATAATTTCTATGGCTAGTTTGTTGACTACTAAATCATATGTAAGAGCAGAGTGGTTCAAGGTGCGGGATTCAATTGGTTCAGGAATTGAGAAAAATTCTGATGTGGAGGAGATGAACATGATATTGTCTCTGAGTTATTACGATCTTCCTCATCATTTAAGGACTTGTTTATTGTATCTAAGTATGTTTCCAGAGGATTATGTGGTCAACAGGGACTATCTGGTAAGAAGGTGGGTAGCAGAAGGATTCATCAAGGCTAATGGTGGAAGAACTTTCGAGGAAGaaggtgaatgctattttaatgaACTTATAAACAGGAGCATGATCCAACCAGTACATACCCTGTATGATGGTAGAGTTTATTCATGCAAGGTGCATGATATGATACTTGATCTCATTATATCAAAAGCAACTGAAGAAAATTTTGTTACTATCGTTACTGACAGAAAACAAATGTTGGTCTCAAAAGACAAAGTTCACCGACTCTCATTTGACAACTATGGTCAAGAAGATGTGACATTATATTCCATGGTTACTACTCATGTTCGATCCTTGAATATATTTAGATACAGTGAACAAATGCCTCCTCTTTCTAATTTCCCAGCCTTGAGAATGCTGGATCTAGATGGAAATAACAATTTGGAAAGCAGTTATCTTGAGGATATTGGGAAGTTATTTCAGTTGAGGTACCTACGGATTAGAGCAAGTAATATTTCTCTCCCAGATCAAATAGGTGAGCTGCAGTTTTTGGTAATACTGGATCTTCTCAACTGTATTGGTATAAGCAAATTGCCAGCAAGCATTGGGAAACTTCGACATTTAAAATGTTTAGTTGTTCATCGTGTTGAGTTGCCAGATGGAGTTGGGAACTTGCAAGATTTAGAGTATATGTCACTTGTGGTTGTAGACTACAGTACCTCTGTAAGTTCGTTACAGGAGCTGGGCAGTTTGACCAAATTGAGAACCCTTGGATTGGATTGGCGCATCGGTGATTTCCACAAGGAAAAACTAACATACGCGGATAATTTTGTTTCATCACTTGGAAAACTCGGTAGATCTAACCTACAGTATTTGACTCTCATCAGTCCATGGTCCCTTGATTTTTTATTGGATTCTTGGTCCCCACCTCCTCATCTCCTTCAGAGGTTAGGAATCACAGGTTGGTATCTCAGTAGGATTCCAGTGTGGATGGCCTCACTGGCCGACCTCACGTTCCTAGATATCGAGGTTAAAGTCAGACAAGAAACCCTCCAGATCCTTGGGAATTTTCCAGCTTTGCAGTTTCTGGAATTATACTCAAATGCAGCAGACTACGGTGATAGGTGGCTCACTGTCAGCAATGGTGGATTTCGGTGCCTGCAGAAGTTCAAATTTGTCCACTGGATGAATCTTATGTTTGAGGAAGGAGCCATGCCAATGCTTGAGACTCTTGAATTCCAAATAATAGCACATGAGGCACGGGCTGAAAGTGGATTTGGTCCTCCTGATCTCGGTATCTGCCACCTCTCTGCCCTCAGGAACCTTATTGTCAATATATACTGCGAGTGTGCAAGAGTTGAAGATGTGGAGGCATTAGAGGCTGCTATCTGGATTGCAGTCAGCATGCTTCCTAACCATCCTACACCAACTTTACACAGATTTCGTGAAGCAGAGATGGCAAAGTATGATGCTTGA
- the LOC127754052 gene encoding disease resistance protein Pik-2-like isoform X2: protein MEGNGIMVSAATGAMNSLLAKLAALLEEDYQMHKGMKREIAFLKDELSSMNALLERLADTEAALDPQTKEWRSQVREMSYDIEDCIDEYTRQLRHGQPQRPGGNGIMGFFHGYVQKVKDLVGRHEIAEQIQELKARIVEAGHRRKRYKLDSAVNCKSNHVVPIDRRLPALFAELDALVGIDRPRDEIIKLLDDGEQRMKVVSIVGSGGLGKTTLANQVYQKIGEQFDCKAFVSLSQHPDMEMIFQTILYQVNDEVGRIRSGDKEQVISELRAFLKNKRRIFGSEDKCPHQLKDIAVEIVRKCGGLPLAIISMASLLTTKSYVRAEWFKVRDSIGSGIEKNSDVEEMNMILSLSYYDLPHHLRTCLLYLSMFPEDYVVNRDYLVRRWVAEGFIKANGGRTFEEEGECYFNELINRSMIQPVHTLYDGRVYSCKVHDMILDLIISKATEENFVTIVTDRKQMLVSKDKVHRLSFDNYGQEDVTLYSMVTTHVRSLNIFRYSEQMPPLSNFPALRMLDLDGNNNLESSYLEDIGKLFQLRYLRIRASNISLPDQIGELQFLVILDLLNCIGISKLPASIGKLRHLKCLVVHRVELPDGVGNLQDLEYMSLVVVDYSTSVSSLQELGSLTKLRTLGLDWRIGDFHKEKLTYADNFVSSLGKLGRSNLQYLTLISPWSLDFLLDSWSPPPHLLQRLGITGWYLSRIPVWMASLADLTFLDIEVKVRQETLQILGNFPALQFLELYSNAADYGDRWLTVSNGGFRCLQKFKFVHWMNLMFEEGAMPMLETLEFQIIAHEARAESGFGPPDLGICHLSALRNLIVNIYCECARVEDVEALEAAIWIAVSMLPNHPTPTLHRFREAEMAKYDA, encoded by the exons ATGGAGGGGAATGGCATCATGGTGAGCGCGGCGACCGGGGCGATGAACTCGCTCCTCGCCAAGCTCGCCGCGCTGCTGGAGGAGGACTACCAGATGCACAAGGGGATGAAGCGTGAGATCGCCTTCCTGAAAGATGAGCTGAGCAGCATGAACGCGCTCCTCGAGAGGCTGGCCGACACGGAGGCGGCGCTCGATCCGCAGACGAAGGAGTGGAGGAGCCAGGTGAGGGAGATGAGCTATGACATTGAGGACTGCATCGACGAGTACACGCGCCAGCTCCGCCATGGGCAGCCGCAGAGGCCCGGTGGCAATGGCATCATGGGGTTCTTCCATGGCTATGTGCAGAAGGTGAAGGACCTTGTCGGTCGGCATGAGATTGCCGAGCAGATTCAGGAGCTCAAGGCTCGGATTGTCGAGGCAGGACACCGGCGGAAGCGGTACAAGCTTGATTCAGCAGTTAACTGTAAAAGTAATCATGTTGTGCCAATTGATCGTCGGTTGCCTGCGCTGTTTGCGGAGTTGGATGCTCTCGTTGGTATTGACCGTCCGAGGGATGAGATCATTAAGTTATTGGATGATGGGGAGCAGAGGATGAAGGTAGTTTCAATTGTGGGTTCAGGAGGATTAGGCAAGACCACTCTTGCTAATCAGGTATACCAGAAAATTGGAGAGCAATTTGATTGCAAAGCTTTTGTGTCCCTGTCGCAGCATCCTGACATGGAAATGATCTTTCAAACCATACTCTACCAAGTCAATGATGAGGTTGGCAGAATCAGATCAGGGGATAAGGAGCAGGTCATCAGTGAACTGAGGGCTTTCCTGAAGAACAAGAG AAGAATTTTTGGTTCTGAAGATAAATGCCCTCATCAATTGAAAGATATTGCAGTTGAAATTGTGAGGAAATGTGGTGGTTTACCATTGGCAATAATTTCTATGGCTAGTTTGTTGACTACTAAATCATATGTAAGAGCAGAGTGGTTCAAGGTGCGGGATTCAATTGGTTCAGGAATTGAGAAAAATTCTGATGTGGAGGAGATGAACATGATATTGTCTCTGAGTTATTACGATCTTCCTCATCATTTAAGGACTTGTTTATTGTATCTAAGTATGTTTCCAGAGGATTATGTGGTCAACAGGGACTATCTGGTAAGAAGGTGGGTAGCAGAAGGATTCATCAAGGCTAATGGTGGAAGAACTTTCGAGGAAGaaggtgaatgctattttaatgaACTTATAAACAGGAGCATGATCCAACCAGTACATACCCTGTATGATGGTAGAGTTTATTCATGCAAGGTGCATGATATGATACTTGATCTCATTATATCAAAAGCAACTGAAGAAAATTTTGTTACTATCGTTACTGACAGAAAACAAATGTTGGTCTCAAAAGACAAAGTTCACCGACTCTCATTTGACAACTATGGTCAAGAAGATGTGACATTATATTCCATGGTTACTACTCATGTTCGATCCTTGAATATATTTAGATACAGTGAACAAATGCCTCCTCTTTCTAATTTCCCAGCCTTGAGAATGCTGGATCTAGATGGAAATAACAATTTGGAAAGCAGTTATCTTGAGGATATTGGGAAGTTATTTCAGTTGAGGTACCTACGGATTAGAGCAAGTAATATTTCTCTCCCAGATCAAATAGGTGAGCTGCAGTTTTTGGTAATACTGGATCTTCTCAACTGTATTGGTATAAGCAAATTGCCAGCAAGCATTGGGAAACTTCGACATTTAAAATGTTTAGTTGTTCATCGTGTTGAGTTGCCAGATGGAGTTGGGAACTTGCAAGATTTAGAGTATATGTCACTTGTGGTTGTAGACTACAGTACCTCTGTAAGTTCGTTACAGGAGCTGGGCAGTTTGACCAAATTGAGAACCCTTGGATTGGATTGGCGCATCGGTGATTTCCACAAGGAAAAACTAACATACGCGGATAATTTTGTTTCATCACTTGGAAAACTCGGTAGATCTAACCTACAGTATTTGACTCTCATCAGTCCATGGTCCCTTGATTTTTTATTGGATTCTTGGTCCCCACCTCCTCATCTCCTTCAGAGGTTAGGAATCACAGGTTGGTATCTCAGTAGGATTCCAGTGTGGATGGCCTCACTGGCCGACCTCACGTTCCTAGATATCGAGGTTAAAGTCAGACAAGAAACCCTCCAGATCCTTGGGAATTTTCCAGCTTTGCAGTTTCTGGAATTATACTCAAATGCAGCAGACTACGGTGATAGGTGGCTCACTGTCAGCAATGGTGGATTTCGGTGCCTGCAGAAGTTCAAATTTGTCCACTGGATGAATCTTATGTTTGAGGAAGGAGCCATGCCAATGCTTGAGACTCTTGAATTCCAAATAATAGCACATGAGGCACGGGCTGAAAGTGGATTTGGTCCTCCTGATCTCGGTATCTGCCACCTCTCTGCCCTCAGGAACCTTATTGTCAATATATACTGCGAGTGTGCAAGAGTTGAAGATGTGGAGGCATTAGAGGCTGCTATCTGGATTGCAGTCAGCATGCTTCCTAACCATCCTACACCAACTTTACACAGATTTCGTGAAGCAGAGATGGCAAAGTATGATGCTTGA
- the LOC127755819 gene encoding disease resistance protein RGA5-like has translation MNALLEKLADMDVLDPQMKDWRNQMREMAYDIEDCIDRYMLQLHDEPDKRAGMKGLFRNTIKKVKKLGARHEIGKQIKELRTHIDEASQRRYRYKLDAILDSCSTCAVETIDPRLSALYVEESSLVGIDGPMNELIKLVDDGEQSLKVVSIVGFGGLGKTTLAKQVYKKVGEQFDFQAFVPVSQKPDVQKIFRNILSQIKDLGNESREVGWLIDELRIFLKDKRYFVVIDDIWSTQAWNIIKCALPENTYGSRILLTTRNGNVAKTCCYPQNDTVYEIRPLTEADSKGLFFRRIFGSEDRCPIHLRDVSVEIIDKCGGLPLALITIASLLNVKSKNREEWLNIRNSIGLGLEENSDIDDMKRILSLSYSDLPHHLKTCLLYLSMYPEDCQINVDQLLRRWRAEGFIKVKCGRNLMEEGEFYLNELMNRSLIQPEHRRIDGRAMTCRVHDIILDLIVSKAVEENFVTVVSDPNILVSQDKIRRLLLVYCGRENVMTMPSMASANVRSLGIFGYSEQMLPISDLHALRVLDIDAGNKMMEICDIRKLLQLRYLRILAPTHLPEQIGELQFLETLDLFDTCGIVKLPASIVKLRQLKCLSADCAMLPDGVGNMQALEELSVVIVDESSMNFLQELGSLIKLRRLGLRWYIPDDDYNRSTYGYTLALSLGKLLSFNLRYLQFLGPRTGAIPLDFLSSSYHLMQELYIYPCLLHGNPERLVSLASVTSLTIRIQQVTQETLEILGDFSALLSLTLTSEDETTERLSVYSNKFGCLKYLHLGYLANGVMFHAGAMPKLETIDFMIKAHSS, from the exons ATGAATGCTTTGCTTGAGAAGCTGGCCGACATGGATGTTCTTGACCCACAGATGAAGGATTGGAGGAACCAAATGAGGGAGATGGCCTACGACATCGAGGACTGCATCGATCGATATATGCTCCAGCTACATGATGAGCCGGACAAACGAGCTGGTATGAAGGGTTTGTTTCGCAACACAATTAAGAAAGTGAAAAAGCTGGGAGCTCGGCATGAAATCGGCAAGCAGATCAAAGAGTTAAGGACTCACATTGACGAGGCCAGCCAACGGCGTTATAGGTACAAGCTTGATGCGATTCTTGATTCCTGTAGCACATGTGCCGTGGAGACCATCGACCCTCGTCTATCTGCACTATATGTCGAGGAATCTAGCCTCGTTGGCATAGATGGTCCGATGAATGAACTTATCAAGTTGGTGGATGACGGGGAGCAGTCGCTGAAGGTGGTGTCAATTGTGGGTTTTGGAGGATTAGGTAAAACTACCCTTGCTAAGCAAGTATATAAAAAAGTTGGCGAGCAATTTGACTTCCAGGCTTTTGTGCCAGTCTCTCAAAAACCTGATGTGCAAAAGATTTTCCGGAACATACTCTCTCAAATTAAGGATTTAGGGAATGAATCTAGAGAAGTGGGCTGGCTCATTGATGAACTCAGGATTTTCCTCAAGGACAAACG GTATTTTGTCGTAATTGATGATATATGGAGCACCCAAGCATGGAATATTATTAAATGTGCCTTGCCTGAGAATACTTATGGTAGTAGGATCCTATTGACAACAAGAAATGGTAATGTTGCCAAAACATGTTGCTATCCTCAAAATGATACTGTATATGAGATAAGGCCACTAACTGAAGCTGATTCCAAAGGCTTATTCTTTAGAAGAATTTTTGGCTCCGAAGACCGATGTCCGATTCACCTTAGAGATGTCTCAGTTGAAATCATTGATAAGTGTGGTGGACTTCCTCTGGCATTAATTACCATTGCTAGTTTATTGAATGTTAAATCAAAAAACAGAGAGGAGTGGCTGAACATTCGGAATTCGATTGGTTTAGGACTTGAGGAAAATAGCGACATTGATGACATGAAAAGGATATTGTCCCTTAGTTACAGTGATCTTCCACACCATTTAAAGACATGCTTGTTATATTTAAGCATGTATCCAGAAGATTGTCAGATCAATGTGGACCAGTTGTTAAGGAGGTGGAGAGCAGAAGGGTTCATAAAGGTAAAATGTGGGAGAAACTTAATGGAGGAAGGAGAATTCTATTTAAATGAACTTATGAATAGAAGTTTGATCCAACCAGAACATAGGAGAATTGATGGTCGAGCAATGACTTGTCGTGTGCATGATATTATTCTTGATCTCATTGTATCCAAGGCAGTTGAAGAAAACTTTGTTACTGTTGTTAGTGATCCAAATATTTTAGTGTCCCAAGATAAAATTCGCCGACTATTACTTGTCTACTGTGGCCGAGAAAATGTCATGACAATGCCTTCCATGGCAAGTGCTAATGTTAGATCACTTGGCATATTTGGATATTCGGAACAGATGCTTCCTATTTCTGACTTGCATGCTCTCAGAGTGCTCGATATAGATGCAGGTAATAAGATGATGGAGATTTGTGACATTAGGAAGCTACTTCAGTTGCGGTACCTTCGGATTCTGGCACCTACACATCTTCCTGAACAAATAGGGGAACTGCAGTTTTTGGAAACACTGGATCTATTTGATACTTGTGGTATAGTGAAACTGCCTGCAAGTATTGTTAAACTGCGACAGTTGAAATGTTTGTCCGCTGATTGTGCAATGCTGCCAGATGGAGTCGGGAACATGCAAGCTCTAGAGGAACTATCAGTAGTAATTGTGGACGAGAGCTCAATGAATTTTCTGCAAGAGTTGGGAAGTTTGATCAAACTAAGAAGACTTGGTCTACGGTGGTACATTCCTGATGACGACTATAACAGATCAACATATGGATATACCTTAGCTTTGTCGCTCGGCAAACTCCTTAGTTTCAATCTTAGATATTTGCAATTTTTGGGCCCGCGGACTGGCGCTATCCCTTTGGATTTTTTGTCTTCGTCCTATCATCTCATGCAGGAATTATACATTTATCCTTGTCTTCTCCACGGGAATCCTGAGAGGCTGGTGTCACTGGCCAGCGTCACCAGCCTGACCATTAGGATCCAGCAAGTGACACAAGAAACCCTTGAGATCCTTGGGgacttctctgccttgctatcTCTGACGTTAACGTCGGAAGATGAAACCACAGAAAGGCTTAGTGTATACAGCAACAAATTTGGATGTCTGAAGTATCTCCACTTGGGGTATTTGGCCAACGGTGTGATGTTCCATGCTGGAGCCATGCCAAAGCTCGAAACCATCGATTTTATGATCAAGGCACATTCTTCGTAG